Proteins encoded together in one Impatiens glandulifera chromosome 1, dImpGla2.1, whole genome shotgun sequence window:
- the LOC124919406 gene encoding glutamine synthetase cytosolic isozyme isoform X2, whose product MSLLSDLINLDLSDSTEKIIAEYIWIGGSGLDMRSKARTLPGPVTDPSQLPKWNYDGSSTGQAPGKDSEVIIYPQAIFKDPFRRGNNILVICDAYTPAGEPIPTNKRHAAAKVFTHPDVVSEVPWYGIEQEYTLLQKDVKWPLGWPIGGYPGPQGPYYCGIGADKAWGRDIVDAHYKACLYAGINISGINGEVMPGQWEFQVGPSVGISAGDELWAARYILERITEIAGVVLSFDPKPIQGDWNGAGAHTNYRKGKDTLRIEGRHQTWTLMLLHRWWQRLLCCGNHEDCCGDDGDGMVWYFEFVMFSLNV is encoded by the exons ATGTCTCTGCTATCGGATCTCATCAATCTTGATCTCTCTGATTCAACTGAGAAGATTATCGCCGAATACATATG GATTGGTGGATCTGGGCTAGATATGCGAAGCAAAGCAAGG ACTCTTCCTGGTCCAGTTACTGACCCATCTCAATTGCCTAAGTGGAATTATGATGGATCTAGCACTGGTCAAGCTCCAGGGAAAGATAGTGAAGTCATCATCTA TCCTCAAGCAATTTTCAAGGATCCTTTCAGAAGGGGAAACAACATCTTG GTGATTTGCGATGCCTACACTCCGGCTGGGGAGCCAATTCCCACCAACAAGAGGCACGCAGCAGCCAAGGTCTTCACCCATCCCGATGTTGTTTCTGAAGTACCATG GTATGGTATTGAGCAGGAGTACACTTTGCTTCAGAAGGATGTCAAATGGCCACTCGGGTGGCCAATTGGAGGTTACCCAGGACCTCAG GGGCCATACTATTGTGGAATTGGTGCTGACAAGGCTTGGGGCAGGGACATCGTCGATGCCCATTACAAAGCTTGCCTCTACGCAGGCATTAACATAAGTGGGATTAATGGTGAAGTTATGCCTGGCCAA TGGGAGTTCCAAGTTGGACCATCTGTTGGTATCTCAGCTGGTGATGAGCTGTGGGCAGCTCGATACATCTTGGAG AGGATTACTGAAATTGCTGGAGTCGTCCTTTCATTCGACCCCAAGCCTATCCAGGGTGACTGGAATGGAGCAGGCGCTCATACTAACTATAG GAAGGGAAAGGATACTTTGAGGATAGAAGGCCGGCATCAAACATGGACCCTTATGTTGTTACATCGATGGTGGCAGAGACTACTCTGTTGTGGAAACCATGAAGACTGTTGTGGGGATGATGGTGATGGAATGGTATGgtattttgaatttgttatGTTTTCCTTGAATGTTTAA
- the LOC124919406 gene encoding glutamine synthetase cytosolic isozyme isoform X1 has translation MSLLSDLINLDLSDSTEKIIAEYIWIGGSGLDMRSKARTLPGPVTDPSQLPKWNYDGSSTGQAPGKDSEVIIYPQAIFKDPFRRGNNILVICDAYTPAGEPIPTNKRHAAAKVFTHPDVVSEVPWYGIEQEYTLLQKDVKWPLGWPIGGYPGPQGPYYCGIGADKAWGRDIVDAHYKACLYAGINISGINGEVMPGQWEFQVGPSVGISAGDELWAARYILERITEIAGVVLSFDPKPIQGDWNGAGAHTNYSTQSMREEGGYEVIKKAIEKLGLRHKEHIAAYGEGNERRLTGHHETADINTFLWGVANRGASIRVGRDTEKEGKGYFEDRRPASNMDPYVVTSMVAETTLLWKP, from the exons ATGTCTCTGCTATCGGATCTCATCAATCTTGATCTCTCTGATTCAACTGAGAAGATTATCGCCGAATACATATG GATTGGTGGATCTGGGCTAGATATGCGAAGCAAAGCAAGG ACTCTTCCTGGTCCAGTTACTGACCCATCTCAATTGCCTAAGTGGAATTATGATGGATCTAGCACTGGTCAAGCTCCAGGGAAAGATAGTGAAGTCATCATCTA TCCTCAAGCAATTTTCAAGGATCCTTTCAGAAGGGGAAACAACATCTTG GTGATTTGCGATGCCTACACTCCGGCTGGGGAGCCAATTCCCACCAACAAGAGGCACGCAGCAGCCAAGGTCTTCACCCATCCCGATGTTGTTTCTGAAGTACCATG GTATGGTATTGAGCAGGAGTACACTTTGCTTCAGAAGGATGTCAAATGGCCACTCGGGTGGCCAATTGGAGGTTACCCAGGACCTCAG GGGCCATACTATTGTGGAATTGGTGCTGACAAGGCTTGGGGCAGGGACATCGTCGATGCCCATTACAAAGCTTGCCTCTACGCAGGCATTAACATAAGTGGGATTAATGGTGAAGTTATGCCTGGCCAA TGGGAGTTCCAAGTTGGACCATCTGTTGGTATCTCAGCTGGTGATGAGCTGTGGGCAGCTCGATACATCTTGGAG AGGATTACTGAAATTGCTGGAGTCGTCCTTTCATTCGACCCCAAGCCTATCCAGGGTGACTGGAATGGAGCAGGCGCTCATACTAACTATAG TACCCAATCAATGAGGGAAGAGGGGGGTTACGAGGTGATTAAGAAGGCGATTGAAAAGCTTGGATTGAGGCACAAGGAACACATAGCTGCCTACGGTGAAGGCAATGAGCGTCGTCTAACCGGTCACCACGAGACAGCAGACATCAACACTTTCCTATgg GGAGTGGCTAACCGAGGTGCATCGATCAGGGTGGGTCGTGACACGGAGAAGGAAGGGAAAGGATACTTTGAGGATAGAAGGCCGGCATCAAACATGGACCCTTATGTTGTTACATCGATGGTGGCAGAGACTACTCTGTTGTGGAAACCATGA